The genomic segment CGCGTGCGTGAAACGGCGGGCGAGGAACGCCTGCTCTTGCGTCGATGTGAGCACGGCATCGAAAGGCAGCATCTCGTCGCGTTCGCGATAGACCTCGTCGGCTTCATCGAGCATGAGGCGGACTCGCATTGCGTGGGAGTCCTGGCTCAATTTTCCAGAAGACGAACTTCCAGAGCTCAGCCAGATCAGGGAGCCAGGCGTAGCCGCAAACTGATAGGGCAGCTTTCGAGCTTCGAGTTCAGCAACGATCTGGGGCGACTCGCGTGTCGCGATGAGATTGGCTTGCGGCAGATGGGCCGCGACCGAAACCAAAGGCGCTATCCCGTCGACTCGATTCAGAAGGAGGTCAATCACCTTCGGACTCGACCCACGGCGCACACCCCGCCGCCACGGCGGTGCGCGCGCCTTCCAGGTCGGCGGTCGTATCGATCTCGGCCCAATAGGCACCATCGCCGATATCACAGGGAGTCACTTCCACTCCGCGCAGATTGAGGCGCTCGATTGCGTGTGCAAAGTAGGTCTGGAGGTGACCGTCGCGAACCAGTTCTTCGATTTCGGCCATGAGTTCGGTACGGGCGTCGCGGGACACACGTGCCAGGCCAATGAACTCGCCACTCGCATCGGAAATCGGAAGTTCCTTGCCCGTGCGAACGATGCTCTCGTCCACGATCTGGACTTTCATGTCCTCGTGATCGCAGAGCTTGCGCTCGACCGACAAGACTACCTCGCCGGTCGCTTCGAGAAGCCGCCCCAGGATCGCCGGATCAAAGAGCACATCGCAGTGCAGGTAGACGAAATCATCGCTGAGCAGGTGACGCGCCATCCACAGTGAAGCCATGTTATTGGTCTCGGCCCAGAACGGATTGTAGACGGCCGTGGCAGAATCTGGCAGCAACGCCTCGATCTGCGACGCACGATAACCCGTGACGACCACGAGGTCCTTCACGCCATACATTTGCAGCGCTTCGATCTGCAACGAGAGAAGCGAGCGACCACCGATCTCGAGCAGGCACTTCGGTGTGTCGTCGGTCAATGCCTGAAGCCGTGAGCCGCGCCCCGCGGCAACGATCACGGCCTGCACGGCGACATCTTTTCGCATTCGCGTATCAGGTTCGTCAATACCGCGATCAGGGTGCAGCACGAGACTCTCATGTGTTCGCACCTCCCCGCCGGGCAAAGACGCTACAGGCTTCGCGGTAGTCGTCGAAACTGTGGATTTCCATCCAACCCGAGGACGTCTCGAGTGCGTGCACGGGATAGCCCCGATCGATCACTTCCTGGATCAGGTCGGTAAATGATGCCTTTCGCGTATCGGCGGCCTCGTGGAAGCCCTCGTCTGCGCGCACAAGCGCGGCTTCCCAGGCTTCTTCCAGAAGGCCGAAGCCCTTCTCGGAGAACAGGGCGAGTCCGATGAACTCCGTGTGGACCTCAGCTGGATGCAAGGTCTTGCCGATGCTCACCACGGTCTGATGTGAACCCGTTTCCAGGGCGCGACGCGTCTGCACCGGTGCTTCCGCAAGCGCTACATAGTCCCGAGCACGAGTCCCGGCATCGGCTGCGGGATCGAACTGACGATTGACCGCGAGTACAACATCTTCATTACAACTGAGAAGTCTGCGAACCAGATCCGTATCGAAGAGTACGTCGGAGAAGATCATCAACGTACGTGCTTGCTGCGCGGAGCCTGCACTCAGGATCGATGCCGCGATCCCAGTCTGTGCCCAGCGTTCGTGGTGTACGATCTGCACACCCTCGACATCGATCCGGTCAGCCCGGTGTCCGGAGATCACGCGAACATCCTGCACACCGACTCGGTTCAGGGTTTCAACCTGTCGTTGGAGCAGTGGCTCACCGTGGATATCGACCATGGCCATCGGCACGTCAGCTGCGATCTCTCGCATCGATGCCTCACCGGAATGATCGCCTGCGGCCGGAATCACGACGCGAGTCGGTTCACCCGCGCGCAGGAATGCCTTCTCGTCGGCCTTCATCTGCGGCATGCCCTGTAGTTCGAAGACCTCGGTCATCGACGCAATATCCGATTCGACTGCGGACGTCGAACCCGTCTGGAGAATCCGCGAGTAGGTATCCTGCATCGCCCGAATCGAAGCGCGCAGACCGTGGTTTGCATAGATCAGCAAGGCAATTCCCACTGCCTCCAGCTCTTGCGCGCTGATCTGATGGTAGGTCGTCGGCACGACGACGAGCGGCGCCCGCGCCTCCCACCGCCGGACGAACTCGAGTATCTCGTCTGGAGTTTTCGACTTACTGTGAATCAGGACCGCGTCCGC from the bacterium genome contains:
- the aepX gene encoding phosphoenolpyruvate mutase, with the translated sequence MNSVCELGRNTMHREARRLRELLAQPTIARAIGAHDALGATIGDQAGFDAIWSSGLEISTSHGVPDANILTMTEFLDAAAAMARSTSIPIVADCDTGFGNSNNVIHMVRSFEAAGVAGVSIEDKLFPKVNSFVPGRQELAPVAEFVGKIMAAKNAQRSDDFVVIARVEALVAGHGIEEALRRGRAYADAGADAVLIHSKSKTPDEILEFVRRWEARAPLVVVPTTYHQISAQELEAVGIALLIYANHGLRASIRAMQDTYSRILQTGSTSAVESDIASMTEVFELQGMPQMKADEKAFLRAGEPTRVVIPAAGDHSGEASMREIAADVPMAMVDIHGEPLLQRQVETLNRVGVQDVRVISGHRADRIDVEGVQIVHHERWAQTGIAASILSAGSAQQARTLMIFSDVLFDTDLVRRLLSCNEDVVLAVNRQFDPAADAGTRARDYVALAEAPVQTRRALETGSHQTVVSIGKTLHPAEVHTEFIGLALFSEKGFGLLEEAWEAALVRADEGFHEAADTRKASFTDLIQEVIDRGYPVHALETSSGWMEIHSFDDYREACSVFARRGGANT
- a CDS encoding phosphocholine cytidylyltransferase family protein, whose product is MRKDVAVQAVIVAAGRGSRLQALTDDTPKCLLEIGGRSLLSLQIEALQMYGVKDLVVVTGYRASQIEALLPDSATAVYNPFWAETNNMASLWMARHLLSDDFVYLHCDVLFDPAILGRLLEATGEVVLSVERKLCDHEDMKVQIVDESIVRTGKELPISDASGEFIGLARVSRDARTELMAEIEELVRDGHLQTYFAHAIERLNLRGVEVTPCDIGDGAYWAEIDTTADLEGARTAVAAGCAPWVESEGD